One window from the genome of Ammoniphilus sp. CFH 90114 encodes:
- a CDS encoding DUF1054 domain-containing protein: protein MAFTGFSPQDFAVFSIQGLDERMEAIREQIQPKFRDLGTLMCDDLAALAGNEMFLHIAKHARRTVNPPKDTWLAICHDKRGYKKHPHFQIGLFDDHVFLWLAYIYEVPNKQEIAAGFLENIHKLKELIPDDFVLSLDHTQKASMSMEGFNEEQLQETLTRFRDVKKAEFLVGRHIPMNDPILNHPEEFIGIARHTFQTLTPLYQLSLQKD from the coding sequence ATGGCTTTTACCGGGTTTTCACCTCAAGATTTCGCAGTCTTTTCCATCCAAGGGCTTGATGAGAGGATGGAAGCTATTCGCGAACAGATTCAACCTAAGTTTAGGGATCTTGGCACACTTATGTGTGATGATCTAGCCGCCTTAGCCGGAAACGAAATGTTCCTACATATTGCCAAACATGCACGAAGAACAGTGAATCCTCCTAAAGATACATGGTTAGCTATCTGCCATGATAAGCGAGGATATAAGAAACATCCTCATTTCCAGATTGGTCTTTTTGATGATCATGTTTTCCTTTGGTTAGCCTATATCTACGAGGTGCCGAACAAACAGGAAATTGCGGCAGGCTTTTTAGAAAATATACATAAACTTAAAGAACTCATTCCGGATGATTTTGTCCTTTCCTTAGATCATACGCAGAAAGCTTCCATGTCTATGGAGGGTTTTAACGAAGAACAGCTCCAAGAAACCTTAACTCGATTTAGAGATGTTAAGAAAGCGGAGTTTCTGGTAGGTCGACATATTCCAATGAATGATCCCATTCTAAATCATCCAGAAGAATTTATCGGCATAGCCAGACACACCTTCCAAACCTTAACGCCCCTGTATCAACTTTCTTTACAGAAAGATTAA
- a CDS encoding DUF4446 family protein, whose amino-acid sequence MNVLSETELMALMIGFGLLSIVVILLFIWIIFIWLRLRKMKKQFNQLLRGSDNDNLDEVLVKLFNRMEDLEQSNQSQREALGLMKQAIDRKKGNVGVVRFNAFVNEGSDLSFSIAVVDEGEDGFVLTSIYGRQESRIYAKPLANGKSVYHLTDEELEAIEKAKMT is encoded by the coding sequence TTGAACGTTTTGAGCGAGACAGAACTCATGGCGCTGATGATTGGTTTTGGGTTACTCAGTATTGTGGTCATACTTCTTTTTATTTGGATCATCTTTATTTGGCTGCGACTTCGGAAAATGAAGAAGCAATTCAATCAATTACTTAGGGGTTCCGATAACGATAATTTAGATGAGGTATTGGTGAAACTGTTCAACCGAATGGAAGACCTAGAGCAGAGTAACCAGAGTCAGCGTGAAGCGTTGGGACTAATGAAACAAGCCATAGATAGAAAGAAAGGGAATGTAGGGGTGGTAAGATTCAATGCTTTTGTAAACGAGGGCAGTGATCTCAGCTTTTCTATAGCTGTGGTAGATGAGGGAGAAGATGGGTTTGTCCTCACAAGTATTTATGGCAGGCAAGAGTCTAGAATATATGCGAAGCCCCTCGCGAATGGAAAATCTGTTTACCACCTTACAGATGAAGAACTAGAAGCAATTGAAAAAGCTAAAATGACATAG
- a CDS encoding HAD family hydrolase — protein MFIFDIDGTLLNSREEVLPNTALSLRKLRAEGHPIALCTGRTWACTKPVMKKVAPWVDYVICGNGSHIRTKQGDVLYDNNLPPYFIRRFIELVSGLADFLIATNHMVISTSYNTPYNDVEHCMHLFDHRQFHERIHAKNLLAFNLDHLCSRRRDTIRRELDSIDPLIKLSPHPDMWEVLSGLDNKATALCRLSQTTGIPLSEFTAFGDNYNDVDMFQVVGKAVAMGNSPDEVKAHAHYITRSNNEDGIYHYLKDYLR, from the coding sequence ATGTTTATATTTGACATCGATGGCACATTGTTGAATAGTAGGGAAGAAGTGTTGCCTAATACTGCTCTTTCCCTGCGTAAGCTGCGAGCCGAGGGACATCCGATTGCACTCTGTACGGGAAGAACCTGGGCTTGCACGAAACCCGTCATGAAGAAGGTAGCACCTTGGGTTGATTATGTGATTTGTGGGAATGGCTCACATATCCGGACTAAGCAAGGCGACGTTCTTTATGATAATAATTTACCCCCTTATTTTATCCGACGATTTATCGAACTGGTTTCCGGTCTTGCAGATTTCCTGATTGCAACGAACCATATGGTGATCAGCACCTCCTACAATACTCCTTATAATGATGTAGAGCACTGTATGCACTTATTTGACCACAGACAGTTCCATGAGAGGATTCATGCTAAGAATCTACTTGCTTTTAACCTAGACCACTTATGCAGTCGAAGAAGAGATACTATTAGGAGAGAATTAGACAGTATTGATCCCCTTATCAAGCTAAGTCCTCATCCTGATATGTGGGAAGTGCTTTCTGGGTTAGATAACAAGGCAACAGCACTCTGCCGGCTTAGTCAAACTACAGGAATACCTCTATCTGAATTCACTGCTTTCGGAGATAATTATAATGATGTGGATATGTTTCAGGTTGTTGGCAAGGCAGTAGCGATGGGGAATTCGCCAGACGAAGTGAAAGCTCATGCGCATTATATTACGAGGTCAAATAATGAAGATGGCATTTACCATTATCTTAAGGATTATTTGCGGTAA
- a CDS encoding YlaH-like family protein, which translates to MEWIRTMMDTYPYYIILILAAFVYELGFARKLPLLKKIFIYILLAIGCVPLTILKALGLPMIEAMLVAAGLLIFVRFRRPTDSRENEGMR; encoded by the coding sequence TTGGAATGGATTAGAACCATGATGGATACATATCCCTATTACATCATCCTTATACTTGCAGCCTTCGTGTATGAACTCGGTTTTGCACGGAAGCTTCCCTTACTTAAGAAGATTTTTATTTACATCTTATTGGCTATCGGGTGTGTGCCACTTACGATTCTTAAAGCTCTTGGGCTGCCCATGATTGAGGCTATGCTTGTAGCTGCCGGCCTGTTGATTTTCGTCCGATTTAGGAGACCTACGGATTCAAGAGAAAATGAAGGGATGAGGTGA
- a CDS encoding cytochrome c, translating to MGKTSRALVGLLAGGLVLSLGLAFSGLGVQKEGEQTEQAAAPTAEEIKATVEAGCTSCHGADLKGSAGPSLYNLDQKYDLDEIATILRSGKGGMPGGLVPGIEDSVAEYLLTLK from the coding sequence ATGGGTAAAACATCTAGAGCGTTGGTTGGCTTGCTAGCGGGCGGACTTGTTCTTAGCTTAGGGTTGGCCTTCTCTGGCCTTGGTGTTCAAAAGGAAGGCGAACAAACCGAGCAGGCGGCAGCCCCTACAGCAGAAGAGATTAAGGCGACGGTTGAAGCTGGCTGTACTTCTTGTCACGGTGCTGACCTGAAAGGTTCCGCAGGTCCTAGCTTATATAATTTAGATCAAAAATATGATCTAGATGAGATTGCTACTATTCTCCGTAGTGGTAAAGGTGGAATGCCAGGTGGATTGGTTCCTGGGATTGAAGATTCAGTTGCTGAGTATCTTTTAACACTTAAATAA
- a CDS encoding glutaredoxin family protein, producing the protein MKAIVYATSHCPECHVLKMFLRDYQVDFEVRNCSTHPSYWEDVKGYGFLGVPVTVINGKAIQGFSPEEIMNEVKKLG; encoded by the coding sequence ATGAAAGCGATCGTATACGCTACAAGCCATTGTCCCGAATGCCATGTATTAAAGATGTTTCTGCGTGATTACCAAGTAGACTTTGAAGTCCGCAACTGCTCGACTCATCCTTCTTATTGGGAAGACGTAAAAGGATACGGATTTCTCGGTGTTCCTGTAACGGTAATTAACGGCAAGGCAATTCAAGGCTTTAGTCCTGAAGAAATCATGAATGAAGTCAAGAAGCTGGGATAA
- a CDS encoding pyridoxamine 5'-phosphate oxidase family protein produces MAETVARSLNEQLWPLLKKERFVLLNTVDKDIGSPNASAISWVYAPNPSTILLAVDNRSRIIENINSNQNVTLTVIGAGSVYSIIGTASILQEKMEGVPLKLASIEVQIKEVRDVMFYGSRISVEPQYEKTYDKQAAEKLDNQVMKALKGT; encoded by the coding sequence TTGGCGGAAACCGTTGCTCGCTCCCTCAATGAACAATTATGGCCATTGCTTAAAAAGGAAAGATTCGTTCTGCTCAACACTGTTGATAAGGATATCGGTTCCCCTAATGCTAGTGCGATCTCTTGGGTTTATGCGCCTAATCCGTCGACCATTTTGTTGGCTGTTGATAATCGTTCACGCATCATCGAAAACATCAATAGTAATCAAAATGTTACCCTTACCGTTATTGGAGCAGGGTCTGTATATTCCATAATTGGAACAGCTTCTATTCTTCAGGAGAAGATGGAAGGCGTACCCCTTAAGTTAGCAAGTATTGAAGTTCAAATTAAGGAGGTACGGGATGTCATGTTTTATGGATCACGTATTTCTGTGGAACCTCAGTATGAGAAAACTTATGATAAACAAGCTGCGGAAAAGCTTGATAATCAAGTCATGAAGGCCTTGAAGGGCACATAA
- a CDS encoding YhcN/YlaJ family sporulation lipoprotein, with protein MKRRLITLTVFTLVLSGCQLGNMGQSQGEPTRQGDARIQQTERVPQTAEQRETNKDPRATAERLAKLATGVPNVNDATVIVFGNTAIVGIDVRAKLDRPRVGTIKYTVAEALRKDPEGAAAIVVADPDIVQRIREMNQDIQRGRPIAGFAEELADIVGRFMPQLPRDTVETRQNQDTNRTGNQR; from the coding sequence ATGAAAAGAAGGTTAATCACCTTAACAGTGTTTACCTTGGTATTATCCGGATGCCAGCTGGGGAATATGGGCCAGAGCCAGGGAGAACCTACTCGTCAAGGCGATGCCCGGATTCAACAAACCGAACGTGTTCCTCAAACGGCAGAGCAACGAGAAACAAATAAAGATCCTAGAGCTACAGCTGAACGACTAGCCAAGCTTGCAACAGGCGTTCCCAATGTAAACGATGCAACCGTAATCGTTTTTGGAAATACAGCTATTGTAGGGATTGACGTAAGAGCAAAGTTGGACAGGCCACGTGTAGGGACAATTAAATATACGGTAGCAGAAGCCCTGAGAAAAGATCCAGAAGGAGCTGCTGCTATTGTGGTAGCAGATCCAGACATCGTTCAAAGGATTAGAGAGATGAATCAAGATATTCAAAGAGGTCGGCCGATTGCAGGATTCGCTGAGGAACTAGCGGACATTGTAGGCAGGTTTATGCCTCAACTACCAAGGGATACAGTCGAAACTAGACAAAACCAAGATACGAATAGAACTGGTAACCAGAGGTAA
- a CDS encoding PhoH family protein: protein MSKIYVLDTNVLLQDPNAIYSFEDNEIVIPAVVLEEIDSKKRYMDEIGRNARFFSRLMDSCRTKGKLHLGVPLETGGTLRIELNHKSFARMQEHFGEVTNDNRILAVALNIQAEQQAMGNGRPVIIVSKDALVRVKADALGIVAEDFLSDRVVHEYTNLYTGHLKMEVSSEYIQEFYSNGKIESAKLTTRYSFCPHQFVIMRDELGGSQSAIGKISPDTKWLEILRRDEDQVWGIKARNAQQRMAMELLMNNNIPLVTLTGKAGTGKTLISLAAGLHLIEDERIYKKLLVARPIVPLGKDIGFLPGEKEEKLRPWMQPIFDNLEYLFNTKKSGDLDKILAGMGSIQVEALTYIRGRSIPEQFIIIDEAQNLTKHEVKTILTRVGEGSKIVLMGDPEQIDHPYLDESNNGLTYVVESFKDQKMAGHVRLEKGERSSLAQLAADIL, encoded by the coding sequence TTGAGCAAAATCTACGTCTTGGATACGAATGTATTACTTCAAGACCCAAATGCGATCTATTCTTTTGAAGATAATGAAATCGTAATTCCAGCAGTAGTTTTAGAAGAGATTGATTCAAAAAAAAGATATATGGATGAAATAGGAAGGAATGCAAGATTCTTCTCAAGATTAATGGATAGCTGTCGAACCAAAGGAAAACTTCACCTGGGTGTTCCACTTGAAACAGGAGGAACGCTTCGAATTGAATTAAATCATAAATCATTTGCTCGTATGCAGGAGCATTTTGGTGAGGTAACGAACGATAATCGCATTCTAGCGGTTGCATTAAATATTCAGGCTGAGCAGCAGGCAATGGGGAATGGTCGTCCAGTTATTATTGTAAGTAAAGACGCATTAGTTCGAGTTAAAGCGGATGCACTAGGCATCGTTGCAGAAGATTTTTTATCAGATCGTGTAGTTCATGAGTATACCAATCTTTACACCGGTCACCTTAAAATGGAAGTATCAAGTGAGTACATTCAAGAATTTTATTCGAATGGCAAAATAGAGTCAGCGAAGCTGACAACTCGATACTCTTTTTGCCCTCATCAGTTTGTGATCATGCGTGATGAGCTTGGTGGATCACAATCTGCTATTGGAAAGATCAGCCCGGATACAAAGTGGCTGGAGATCTTACGAAGAGATGAAGATCAGGTATGGGGAATCAAGGCGCGTAATGCTCAACAGCGGATGGCCATGGAGCTGTTAATGAATAATAATATCCCTCTTGTTACCTTAACCGGAAAAGCGGGTACAGGTAAAACGTTGATATCTCTTGCCGCTGGTCTTCATTTAATTGAAGATGAACGGATCTACAAAAAGTTATTAGTTGCAAGACCTATCGTTCCGTTAGGAAAGGATATTGGTTTTCTGCCAGGGGAGAAGGAGGAGAAGCTTCGACCCTGGATGCAACCTATATTTGACAACTTAGAATATCTGTTCAATACGAAAAAATCAGGTGACCTGGATAAGATCTTAGCAGGTATGGGTAGCATTCAGGTCGAAGCCTTAACTTATATAAGAGGAAGAAGTATTCCGGAACAATTTATTATCATTGATGAAGCACAAAATTTAACCAAGCATGAAGTCAAGACGATTCTTACTCGGGTAGGAGAAGGTAGTAAGATCGTTCTCATGGGCGACCCAGAACAAATAGACCATCCATATTTAGATGAGTCTAATAATGGATTAACTTATGTAGTTGAAAGTTTTAAGGATCAGAAAATGGCTGGCCATGTAAGGCTAGAGAAAGGTGAGCGATCCTCCTTAGCTCAGCTTGCAGCAGATATTTTATAA
- a CDS encoding MBL fold metallo-hydrolase, producing the protein MQINMYPLGPLQTNSYAICNVETNEAIVIDAGADPNPILEKVSNYKVKAILLTHAHFDHIAGLNSIREATDAPVYIHQSEQSWLQDPDLNGSSRWPTVTDKTICEKAEFELEDGQVLNLAGFEIRVLYTPGHSPGGISFLIDKHLFCGDALFAQSIGRTDLPGGNYEQLMQSIQDKLMVLPDDIVCYPGHGPKTTIEAEKQYNPFITGRVR; encoded by the coding sequence ATGCAGATCAATATGTATCCATTAGGACCGCTGCAGACCAATTCTTATGCCATCTGTAATGTTGAAACGAATGAAGCAATCGTGATCGATGCGGGAGCAGATCCTAATCCTATATTAGAAAAAGTTTCAAATTATAAAGTTAAAGCCATACTCTTAACTCACGCTCACTTTGATCACATTGCCGGCTTAAATTCCATAAGAGAAGCAACAGATGCACCCGTGTATATCCATCAATCGGAGCAGTCGTGGTTGCAGGATCCCGATTTGAATGGATCTTCACGTTGGCCAACAGTTACGGATAAGACGATATGTGAGAAAGCAGAGTTTGAATTAGAGGATGGACAAGTATTGAATCTCGCCGGATTTGAGATTAGGGTGCTGTACACACCTGGGCATTCTCCTGGGGGAATATCCTTTCTAATAGACAAGCACTTGTTTTGTGGGGATGCTCTGTTTGCCCAGTCGATTGGCCGTACAGATCTTCCAGGGGGTAATTACGAACAGCTAATGCAGAGCATACAAGACAAGCTGATGGTGCTTCCTGATGATATCGTCTGTTACCCAGGACATGGTCCGAAGACAACAATTGAAGCGGAGAAGCAATATAACCCATTTATTACAGGTCGGGTTAGATAG